From a region of the Zingiber officinale cultivar Zhangliang chromosome 10B, Zo_v1.1, whole genome shotgun sequence genome:
- the LOC122030383 gene encoding plasma membrane ATPase-like — protein MAAANESISLDQIKNETVDLESIPVEEVFAQLKCSKEGLSSAEGEKRLQIFGPNKLEEKNESKILKFLGFMWNSLSWVMEMAAIMAIALANGGGEAPDWQDFVGIVVLLVINSTISFIEENSAGNAAAALMAGLAPKTKVLRDGKWSEQEAAILVPGDIISVKLGDIVPADARLLEGDPLKIDQSALTGESLPVTKLPGDEVFSGSTCKQGEIEAIVIATGVHTFFGKAAHLVDSTNNVGHFQKVLTAIGNFCICSIAIGMVVEIIVMYPIQHRRYRDGINNLLVLLIGGIPIAMPTVLSVTMAIGSHRLSEQGAITKRMTAIEEMAGMDVLCSDKTGTLTLNKLTVDKSLIEVFTNGIDKDTVMLHAGRASRVENQDAIDACIVGMLGDPKEARAGIKEVHFLPFNPVDKRTAITYIDSDGRWNRSSKGAPEQIIDLCDLKPDVKKKIHEVIDKFADRGLRALGVARQDVPEASKESAGGPWQFVGLLPLFDPPRHDSAETIRQALHLGVNVKMITGDQLAIGKETGRRLGMGTNMYPSSTLLGDKNDNVDGLPIDELIEKADGFAGVFPEHKYEIVKRLQDRKHICGMTGDGVNDAPALKKADIGIAVADATDAARGASDIVLTEPGLSVIISAVLTSRAIFQRMKNYTIYAVSITIRIVLGFMLIALIWQFDFSPFMVLIIAILNDGTIMTISKDRVVPSPLPDSWKLREIFATGVVLGTYLAIITVVFFFLAHDTDFFTEKFGVEPIRDNAEQLTAALYLQVSIISQALIFVTRSRSWSLLERPGLLLVAAFLAAQLLATLIAVYASWSFAKIQGISWGWAAVIWIFSIITYFPLDALKFMIRYGLSGKAWDNILQNKTAFTTKKDYGRGEREAQWALAQRTLHGLQSAEASAVFNDKSYRELSEIAEQAKKRAEIARMRELHTLKGHVESVVKLKGLDMDTTNQNYTV, from the exons ATGGCCGCCGCCAATGAATCCATCTCCCTAGACCAGATCAAGAACGAGACGGTTGATCTG GAGAGCATTCCGGTGGAGGAAGTCTTCGCTCAGCTAAAATGCAGCAAAGAGGGGTTGAGCTCCGCCGAGGGGGAGAAGCGACTCCAGATCTTTGGCCCCAACAAGCTCGAGGAGAAGAACGAGAGCAAGATCCTCAAGTTCCTGGGCTTCATGTGGAACTCGCTCTCGTGGGTCATGGAGATGGCCGCGATCATGGCCATCGCCTTGGCTAATGGAGGA GGGGAGGCGCCGGATTGGCAAGATTTCGTCGGCATCGTCGTCCTCCTCGTCATCAACTCCACCATCAGCTTCATCGAGGAGAACAGCGCAGGAAACGCCGCCGCCGCTCTCATGGCCGGACTCGCCCCGAAGACCAAG GTATTGAGGGACGGAAAGTGGTCGGAGCAAGAGGCGGCAATACTAGTTCCCGGAGATATTATCAGCGTTAAGCTTGGCGACATCGTCCCGGCCGATGCCCGCCTCCTGGAGGGTGATCCTCTCAAGATCGACCAGTCCGCCCTCACCGGCGAGTCCCTCCCGGTGACGAAGCTCCCCGGTGACGAAGTTTTCTCTGGCTCCACCTGCAAACAAGGAGAGATCGAGGCTATCGTGATCGCCACCGGCGTGCACACCTTCTTCGGCAAGGCGGCCCACCTCGTCGACAGCACCAACAATGTCGGCCACTTCCAGAAGGTGCTCACCGCCATCGGCAACTTCTGCATCTGCTCGATCGCTATCGGGATGGTCGTCGAGATCATCGTGATGTACCCGATCCAGCATCGCCGGTACCGCGACGGAATAAACAACCTTCTCGTACTTCTCATCGGCGGCATCCCGATCGCCATGCCCACCGTGCTCTCTGTCACCATGGCCATTGGTTCTCACCGCCTATCGGAGCAGGGAGCGATCACAAAGAGGATGACGGCGATCGAGGAGATGGCCGGAATGGATGTGCTCTGCAGCGACAAGACGGGAACCCTCACTCTCAACAAGCTCACTGTCGATAAGAGCCTGATCGAAGTATTCACGAACGGCATCGACAAGGATACAGTAATGCTGCATGCCGGCAGGGCTTCTAGGGTTGAGAACCAAGACGCCATTGATGCTTGCATCGTGGGAATGCTCGGCGACCCTAAGGAGGCTCGTGCAGGAATCAAGGAGGTGCATTTCCTTCCATTCAATCCCGTCGACAAGCGCACTGCAATCACCTACATCGATTCCGATGGCCGATGGAACAGATCCAGCAAGGGCGCACCAGAGCAG ATCATTGACCTCTGCGATCTCAAACCCGATGTCAAGAAGAAGATCCATGAGGTTATCGACAAGTTCGCCGACCGCGGCCTCCGCGCCCTCGGCGTGGCGAGACAGGACGTCCCCGAAGCGAGCAAAGAGAGCGCTGGCGGGCCATGGCAGTTTGTCGGTCTCCTGCCCCTCTTCGACCCACCCAGGCACGACAGCGCAGAGACCATCCGCCAAGCCCTCCACCTCGGCGTCAACGTCAAGATGATCACCGGCGACCAGCTCGCCATCGGCAAGGAAACCGGACGCCGGCTTGGCATGGGCACTAACATGTACCCTTCATCGACCCTCCTCGGCGACAAGAATGACAACGTCGACGGCCTCCCCATCGATGAGCTCATCGAGAAGGCCGATGGTTTCGCTGGAGTCTTCCCCG AGCACAAGTATGAGATCGTGAAGAGGTTGCAGGACAGGAAGCACATCTGCGGCATGACCGGAGACGGTGTGAACGACGCTCCGGCTCTGAAGAAGGCTGACATCGGTATCGCAGTGGCCGACGCAACGGACGCCGCCCGTGGTGCCTCCGACATCGTGCTGACCGAGCCAGGGCTAAGCGTGATCATCAGCGCCGTGCTCACCAGCCGCGCCATCTTCCAGAGGATGAAGAACTACACCATCTACGCCGTCTCGATCACCATTCGGATAGTGCTCGGCTTCATGCTCATCGCCCTCATCTGGCAATTCGATTTCTCCCCCTTCATGGTCCTCATCATCGCCATCCTGAACGACGGCACCATAATGACCATCTCCAAGGACAGGGTCGTGCCTTCTCCCCTGCCCGACTCATGGAAGCTCCGCGAGATCTTCGCCACCGGCGTCGTCCTCGGTACCTACCTCGCCATCATCACcgtcgtcttcttcttcctcgcccACGACACCGATTTCTTCACT GAAAAATTTGGAGTGGAGCCGATCCGCGACAACGCCGAGCAGCTAACGGCAGCGCTTTACCTGCAAGTGAGCATCATCAGCCAAGCGCTCATCTTCGTCACCAGATCGAGGAGCTGGTCCTTATTGGAACGCCCCGGGCTTTTGCTCGTGGCTGCCTTCCTGGCCGCCCAGCTC CTGGCGACATTGATCGCGGTGTACGCATCATGGAGCTTCGCCAAGATCCAGGGCATCAGTTGGGGCTGGGCCGCCGTCATCTGGATCTTCAGCATAATCACCTACTTCCCTCTCGACGCTCTCAAATTCATGATCCGCTACGGCCTCAGTGGCAAGGCCTGGGACAACATACTCCAGAACAAGACGGCCTTCACGACGAAGAAGGATTATGGTAGGGGTGAGAGGGAGGCGCAGTGGGCGTTGGCTCAACGAACCTTGCATGGCCTCCAATCCGCCGAAGCTTCAGCCGTCTTCAACGACAAGAGCTACCGGGAGCTGTCGGAGATCGCCGAGCAAGCCAAGAAGCGCGCGGAGATTGCacg GATGAGGGAGCTGCACACACTGAAAGGGCACGTCGAGTCGGTGGTGAAGCTCAAGGGACTGGACATGGACACGACGAATCAGAATTACACTGTTTAA